One genomic segment of Desulfocapsa sulfexigens DSM 10523 includes these proteins:
- the fliJ gene encoding flagellar export protein FliJ — MPPKPFTLDSVLKYRKRQESMAQEKFIQAKADAEMAFQALEEAKNVLGNLINTLEEKQISGILAMELARFEERIQYARDQIDVLKVSYQKKKKIVKDKRLLLLEKSRNYKVLDTLKEQQNRTWKNYLDKKEAAMLDEIAILRHDRKTS, encoded by the coding sequence ATGCCTCCTAAACCTTTTACTCTTGACTCTGTTTTAAAATATAGAAAACGACAGGAGAGCATGGCACAGGAAAAATTTATCCAGGCAAAAGCTGATGCAGAAATGGCATTTCAGGCACTTGAAGAGGCAAAGAATGTACTCGGCAACCTGATAAACACCCTCGAAGAAAAACAAATAAGTGGTATCCTGGCCATGGAGCTTGCCAGATTTGAAGAACGCATACAGTATGCTCGAGATCAGATAGACGTGCTCAAAGTCAGCTATCAAAAAAAAAAGAAAATCGTAAAAGACAAAAGACTTTTATTGCTTGAGAAATCCCGAAATTACAAAGTGCTGGACACGTTAAAAGAACAACAAAACAGAACATGGAAAAACTATCTAGACAAGAAAGAGGCAGCCATGCTCGATGAAATTGCTATCCTTCGCCATGATCGAAAAACAAGCTAA
- a CDS encoding MotE family protein — MFTKTNTYLLVSLLLSLSASSSVCLAADPEPPPAVTTKDVDKAMPVTEKIKTDFQSVEERRLYAILQNERDNLEEEKKVLVFKEKELKTLQIEADKKLKLLDEKLAELRALQGKIEELLKEKDIQEQQKTKDLSLIYAKMTPDRAALAMATLDEQLAADLLANMKVKSAAKILDRMDKAKASQLSETFTTIKVE; from the coding sequence ATGTTCACAAAAACTAACACATACCTCCTTGTCAGCCTTCTTCTCTCCCTCTCCGCTTCCTCATCCGTTTGCCTTGCAGCAGATCCAGAGCCTCCCCCTGCAGTAACTACCAAAGACGTCGATAAAGCAATGCCGGTAACAGAGAAAATAAAGACAGACTTTCAATCGGTTGAAGAAAGAAGGTTATATGCCATACTTCAAAATGAACGGGATAATCTCGAAGAAGAGAAAAAAGTTCTGGTATTTAAGGAGAAGGAACTAAAGACTCTTCAAATAGAGGCCGATAAGAAGCTTAAGCTCCTTGATGAAAAGCTTGCCGAACTCAGAGCACTACAAGGCAAGATAGAAGAATTACTAAAAGAAAAAGACATCCAGGAACAACAGAAAACCAAGGATCTCAGTCTGATATACGCAAAAATGACCCCTGATCGTGCTGCACTTGCCATGGCCACACTAGATGAACAGCTTGCAGCAGACCTCCTTGCTAACATGAAGGTTAAATCAGCGGCAAAAATACTTGATCGAATGGATAAGGCAAAAGCCTCACAACTCAGTGAAACGTTTACGACCATTAAGGTGGAGTGA
- a CDS encoding flagellar hook-length control protein FliK, producing METALLTPSTATPNPASRQSASITDSKGSSDFTPAMDEAVSSLEKGTRNTSDSPMDDSNIPTDETSTSSTPEDTAMAFSEEILSGDTAIVSSESFLSAQGIMNNRSQSIVAGQVQQSFTTEALATWIAAQESTSPIIQAGIENNPAAATKAETLLLQQIQNILDQGKNNGSITVTGSNVAEPQKSAENLQNLSSALLAENENSDIQARQIGVIAVPVKETVHATQNSTKLEGAHQDVNEQFYNAKLGESKTNNGNDFQQRNNEQKGSEQQTKPEVQNTVSQTTGNTTPEGKPLESTFGQQLSSSSTTTTTPTSIEGKLAPGSHHPVPEREMVNNLIQRFNVNPRLQTSKLTMQLHPAELGALKIDILVKGDSIRANIVAQSQQVLETLDKQMPRLRAVLQEQGFTVDSFIISLESDGGNQKGLFQEHFSSQQQEFTSNRSPAASNESFDILLDSQKDLDEADEDSSGVNLTV from the coding sequence ATGGAAACAGCCCTTCTTACCCCTAGTACTGCAACGCCAAACCCTGCCTCGCGGCAAAGTGCTTCTATAACTGACAGCAAAGGCAGTAGTGATTTTACACCTGCCATGGACGAAGCAGTCTCTTCTCTCGAAAAAGGTACTAGGAATACGTCGGATTCTCCAATGGATGATTCAAATATTCCCACTGATGAAACCAGCACTTCAAGCACTCCAGAAGACACTGCCATGGCATTTTCAGAGGAGATCCTTTCCGGTGATACTGCAATAGTTTCTTCTGAAAGTTTTTTGTCAGCTCAAGGTATCATGAATAACAGGTCACAATCAATTGTAGCTGGACAGGTGCAGCAATCCTTTACAACTGAGGCTCTCGCAACCTGGATCGCTGCACAGGAATCAACCTCCCCGATCATTCAAGCTGGAATTGAAAACAATCCGGCAGCAGCAACCAAGGCAGAAACATTGTTATTACAGCAGATCCAGAACATTCTGGATCAGGGGAAGAATAATGGTTCAATAACGGTTACAGGAAGCAATGTAGCTGAGCCTCAAAAGAGTGCTGAAAACTTACAGAACTTATCAAGCGCCCTGCTTGCCGAGAACGAGAATAGTGATATCCAGGCCAGACAGATTGGAGTGATAGCTGTACCTGTGAAAGAAACAGTTCACGCCACCCAAAATTCAACTAAGCTCGAAGGTGCCCATCAGGACGTAAATGAACAATTTTATAATGCAAAACTTGGTGAATCAAAAACGAACAATGGAAATGACTTCCAACAACGCAATAACGAACAAAAAGGATCTGAGCAGCAGACAAAACCTGAAGTGCAGAACACTGTCAGTCAGACAACTGGAAATACCACCCCGGAGGGAAAACCATTAGAGTCGACTTTTGGACAGCAGCTCAGCTCCAGCTCGACAACCACTACCACACCGACCAGTATAGAGGGTAAGTTAGCGCCAGGATCACATCATCCTGTCCCTGAGAGAGAGATGGTTAACAATCTTATCCAACGTTTCAATGTAAACCCGAGATTGCAGACCAGCAAACTAACGATGCAGCTTCATCCTGCAGAACTCGGGGCACTAAAGATTGATATTCTGGTAAAGGGTGACTCAATAAGGGCAAATATTGTAGCACAAAGCCAACAGGTACTTGAGACTCTTGACAAACAGATGCCGCGCCTTCGTGCAGTTCTTCAGGAACAGGGATTCACAGTAGATTCCTTTATAATATCTCTGGAAAGTGATGGTGGTAACCAGAAAGGACTATTCCAGGAACATTTCAGTTCGCAACAGCAGGAATTCACATCCAATAGATCACCTGCTGCCAGCAACGAATCATTTGATATATTGCTCGACTCTCAAAAAGATCTTGATGAGGCAGATGAAGATTCGTCCGGGGTAAATCTCACAGTTTAA
- a CDS encoding flagellar hook assembly protein FlgD, with the protein MTNVAEIFAPPTSTNLTPVYKNTSSEDIMGKEDFLTLLVAQLQNQDPLNPDDATEFTSQLAEFSSLEQLQNLNKSMDTLANTQQQSDRFATMDLIGKEVVYASSGFDFSGEPVNLGYQLDGTAASVTMHIRDENGNTVATLNPSEMREGNHFLEWDGLDKDGNIIPDGKYKLVLEASSAGEGSTIAASPLVQSEVTGVDFSSETGEAVIRTLAGAEISSSAIIAVYQADKSYTKEIATDDEDTIVDEIVDDIVDDITADVTGTSTSPTTEESASTDEEQIAQDTLQHYLAG; encoded by the coding sequence ATGACGAATGTAGCCGAAATTTTTGCACCTCCCACTTCCACAAATCTCACACCTGTGTATAAAAATACCAGCAGTGAAGATATTATGGGAAAGGAAGATTTTCTCACTCTTCTGGTTGCACAGCTACAGAATCAGGATCCATTGAATCCTGATGATGCAACTGAATTCACATCACAACTAGCTGAATTCAGTTCGCTTGAACAACTTCAGAACCTCAACAAATCGATGGATACATTAGCAAACACGCAACAACAATCTGATCGATTCGCTACAATGGATCTTATCGGCAAGGAAGTTGTCTATGCCAGTTCTGGATTTGATTTTAGTGGAGAGCCTGTCAACCTGGGGTACCAGCTTGACGGTACCGCAGCTTCGGTCACAATGCATATCAGGGATGAGAACGGCAACACGGTAGCAACCCTGAATCCATCTGAAATGAGGGAGGGAAATCACTTTCTTGAATGGGATGGTCTTGATAAAGACGGCAACATCATTCCCGATGGGAAATATAAACTTGTCCTTGAGGCCAGTTCGGCCGGAGAGGGCTCTACCATAGCGGCTTCCCCACTGGTTCAGTCAGAAGTTACAGGTGTTGATTTCTCCAGCGAAACAGGAGAAGCTGTCATCCGCACTTTGGCAGGTGCTGAGATCAGCAGCAGTGCAATTATTGCTGTCTATCAAGCCGATAAATCATATACCAAAGAGATAGCAACCGATGATGAAGATACCATCGTAGATGAAATAGTAGATGATATTGTAGATGATATAACCGCCGATGTTACAGGGACGTCAACATCACCAACCACCGAAGAGTCTGCTTCCACGGACGAAGAACAGATTGCCCAGGATACACTCCAGCATTATTTGGCTGGATAA